GTTCAGGTGGTCGGGCGCAAGGCGCCGCGATCGCTCTACCGTACCGACATCGCAACCTTCGAGGACGACACCGTCTACGATCAGGGCGATGCGGAAGGATTCATCAGACTGAACGCGTTGCGGTTGAAGATCGCGGCGAGGGTGGAGAAATGAAGGCCGACGATCGGCTATCGGCGCTCCGCGGCCGAGCTGCCGACCACTGACGGTTTGGAGCTTCCTTCATGAAAGTGGGCATCGCCGGCTTCCCGGGCGCCGGGAAGACGACCATCTTCAACGCGTTGACGGGACAACACGCCGACGTGGGCGGCTATTCCGAGCCGGGCCGAGTGAACCTGGGAACGATCAAGGTGCCCGATGCCCGCGTCGATCGTCTGAGCGACATGTTCAGGCCGAAGAAGACGACGTATGCGGAGATCGTCTTCGTCGACTTCCCGGCCGCGGCGCGTGGCGGCGAACAGAAGGTGTCGGCGTTGGAGAACTCGACGCTCACACAGATGCGCGAGACCGATGCGCTGGTGCAGGTGGTGCGCGGCTTTATGGATCCGATGACCGGCGATACGCCGGACCCGGCGCGGGACATCGCCAACTTCAAGGGAGAACTGATTCTCAACGACCTTGTGCTCGTCGAGCGACGGATCGAGCGCCTGAAGAAGGAGAAGGGCAGGGAACACGAGCGCGCGTTGCTCGACAAGTGCAAGGCGGCGCTCGAGGCGGAGCGACCCCTGCGCTGGCTCGAACTGACCGGGGAAGAAATCACCAGCCTGGCCGGGTTCGGTTTCCTTTCGCGCCGGCCGTTGCTGGTGCTGCTCAATGTTGGCGAGGCGGATCTGCGCGGTCCCCTGCCGTCGCCGGTGGCGGCGGCACTGGAGGCCGACCGTTTGCAGGGTTTGGTGATGGCCGGTCAGATCGAAATGGAGATCGCCGCGCTGGAGGCCGCGGATCGGCAGGCGTTCCTTGACGATCTCGGCATAGAGCACTCGGCGCGTGAGCGTTTCATCCGGGCAGCCTACGACTTACTGGACCAGATAAGCTTCCTGACTACCGGCGAGGACGAGGTGCGGGCGTGGACGATCAAGCGCGGCACGAC
This Candidatus Binatia bacterium DNA region includes the following protein-coding sequences:
- a CDS encoding YchF family ATPase, which produces MKVGIAGFPGAGKTTIFNALTGQHADVGGYSEPGRVNLGTIKVPDARVDRLSDMFRPKKTTYAEIVFVDFPAAARGGEQKVSALENSTLTQMRETDALVQVVRGFMDPMTGDTPDPARDIANFKGELILNDLVLVERRIERLKKEKGREHERALLDKCKAALEAERPLRWLELTGEEITSLAGFGFLSRRPLLVLLNVGEADLRGPLPSPVAAALEADRLQGLVMAGQIEMEIAALEAADRQAFLDDLGIEHSARERFIRAAYDLLDQISFLTTGEDEVRAWTIKRGTTAVRAACRIHSDIERGFIRAEVVHYEDFVHYGTEAKCREAGKFRLEGKEYVVRDGDIIHFRFNV